The Thermoflavifilum sp. genome contains a region encoding:
- a CDS encoding (Fe-S)-binding protein, protein MLLAQILFVALLVTAITRFSRMVRKIRRNILLGRDERISGDRWQRWKNVLLLAFGQKKMFRNWIPAVLHLFVYLGFIIINIEIVEIILDGVLGTHRLFLPYLKGVYPVFISAFEVLAVLVIVACAVFLIRRNILHVKRFTQPEMTRWPRQDANNILIFEIILMLLFLTMNTSDQALQMHHAPHYVHTGRFLISYPLAQEFSHLSNGSLVALERGAWWLHIAGVLFFLNYLPYSKHFHILLAFPNTYYASLDPKSRMPVMESIVPEVRNMLGLPEEAASDGSSMPAHFGARDVFDLSWRHLLAAYSCTECGRCTAACPANLTGKKLSPRKIMMDTRDRLEEVGRNIDQHGQFVDDGKSLLNYISEEELRACTTCQACVEECPVSISPLAIILELRRYLVMEAAQTPQDWNAMFTSIENNGAPWAFPPDQRDQWTASL, encoded by the coding sequence ATGTTGCTTGCACAAATTCTTTTCGTAGCATTGCTGGTGACGGCTATTACGCGTTTTTCCCGAATGGTGCGTAAAATCAGGCGCAACATTTTGTTAGGAAGAGATGAGCGGATCTCAGGAGACCGATGGCAACGCTGGAAAAATGTGCTGCTGCTGGCTTTCGGGCAGAAGAAAATGTTTCGCAACTGGATTCCGGCCGTCCTGCACCTGTTTGTGTACCTGGGCTTTATCATCATCAACATCGAAATCGTTGAAATCATCCTCGATGGCGTCCTGGGCACACATCGGTTGTTTTTGCCTTATTTAAAAGGCGTTTATCCGGTGTTTATCAGTGCTTTTGAAGTGCTGGCCGTGCTGGTTATCGTGGCCTGTGCCGTTTTTTTGATTCGTCGAAACATCTTGCATGTAAAACGGTTTACCCAGCCCGAGATGACACGCTGGCCACGACAGGATGCCAATAATATCCTGATTTTTGAAATCATCCTGATGTTGCTTTTTCTTACGATGAATACGAGCGATCAGGCGCTGCAGATGCACCATGCACCGCATTATGTGCATACGGGCCGTTTCCTGATCAGCTATCCGCTGGCACAGGAGTTCAGCCATCTGTCTAATGGTTCGCTCGTGGCACTGGAGCGTGGCGCCTGGTGGTTGCATATTGCAGGGGTGTTGTTTTTCCTGAATTATCTGCCCTATTCCAAGCATTTTCACATCCTGCTGGCCTTTCCCAACACTTATTATGCCTCGCTGGATCCCAAGAGCCGGATGCCCGTGATGGAAAGCATCGTGCCGGAAGTGCGCAATATGCTGGGATTGCCGGAGGAAGCCGCTTCCGACGGCTCATCCATGCCTGCACATTTCGGGGCGCGGGATGTTTTCGACCTCAGCTGGCGGCATCTGCTGGCAGCCTACAGCTGTACGGAATGCGGACGCTGTACGGCAGCCTGTCCGGCCAACCTGACGGGCAAAAAACTCTCCCCTCGCAAGATCATGATGGATACGCGCGACCGGCTGGAAGAGGTGGGTCGAAATATTGACCAGCACGGCCAGTTTGTTGACGACGGCAAGAGCCTGCTGAATTATATCAGCGAAGAAGAATTGCGGGCATGCACCACCTGTCAGGCTTGCGTGGAAGAATGTCCGGTGAGCATCTCGCCGCTGGCCATCATCCTGGAGCTGCGTCGCTATCTGGTGATGGAAGCCGCTCAGACGCCACAGGACTGGAATGCGATGTTTACCAGCATCGAAAACAACGGCGCGCCCTGGGCTTTCCCGCCCGACCAGCGCGATCAGTGGACTGCTTCTCTGTAA
- a CDS encoding phosphoribosyltransferase family protein encodes MQTLSHIILSREIIARKLQRMAYEIYERNEQVSKIILAGIADRGTVVAKKIEALLKQMAPFEVIFTEIQLDKTHPLACSWYPQVPIHQEVVIVIDDVANTGRTLFYAMKPFMEAIPASIQTLVLIDRQHKSFPVHIDYTGYSLATTLQEQIFVKTEGEEILYAYIS; translated from the coding sequence ATGCAAACCCTCTCGCATATCATTCTTTCAAGGGAAATCATAGCACGAAAACTGCAACGGATGGCTTATGAAATTTATGAACGCAACGAACAGGTCTCGAAGATCATCCTGGCGGGTATTGCCGATAGAGGCACGGTCGTCGCTAAAAAAATCGAAGCCCTGTTGAAACAGATGGCTCCATTTGAGGTTATCTTTACTGAAATACAGCTCGACAAAACCCATCCGCTCGCGTGCAGCTGGTATCCGCAGGTGCCCATTCATCAGGAAGTAGTGATTGTCATTGATGATGTCGCCAATACGGGCCGCACATTGTTTTATGCCATGAAACCGTTTATGGAAGCTATACCGGCCTCTATACAGACATTGGTGCTCATTGACCGGCAGCATAAATCATTTCCCGTACACATTGATTATACCGGCTATTCGCTGGCTACTACGTTGCAGGAACAAATCTTCGTAAAAACGGAGGGCGAAGAAATTCTCTATGCTTACATCAGTTAA
- a CDS encoding class I SAM-dependent methyltransferase: MHARAEHWNTIYRQKSPEQMSWYEPKISASLYWFEKNKIPLRASVIDVGGGDSTLVDDLLRMGFQDITVLDVSEAAIQRAQARLGALASRVTWIVSDVLDFKPQRHYMVWHDRATFHFLLNPEEINTYTRLACQSVEQGGWLIMGTFSERGPLKCSGLPVKRYAADELTSTFSLCFHQPECIPVEHYTPWGDVQPFTYCCFTRS, encoded by the coding sequence ATGCATGCCAGAGCCGAGCACTGGAATACGATTTACCGGCAGAAATCGCCGGAGCAGATGAGCTGGTATGAACCGAAAATATCTGCTTCGCTTTACTGGTTTGAAAAGAATAAGATTCCGCTTCGAGCCAGCGTCATCGATGTTGGGGGCGGCGACAGCACCCTGGTAGATGATTTGCTGAGGATGGGATTCCAGGATATCACCGTGCTGGATGTTTCCGAAGCCGCTATTCAGCGGGCACAAGCGCGTCTGGGAGCGCTGGCCAGCCGGGTGACGTGGATAGTATCGGATGTTCTGGATTTCAAGCCACAGCGGCATTATATGGTGTGGCACGACAGGGCGACGTTTCATTTCCTGCTGAACCCGGAAGAAATCAACACCTATACCCGGCTGGCATGTCAATCGGTGGAGCAGGGAGGGTGGCTCATCATGGGCACTTTTTCCGAGCGAGGCCCGCTAAAATGTAGTGGATTGCCGGTGAAACGCTATGCGGCAGATGAGCTGACATCCACATTTTCTCTTTGTTTTCACCAGCCCGAATGCATACCCGTTGAGCATTACACACCCTGGGGCGATGTGCAACCTTTTACCTATTGTTGTTTTACGCGTTCATGA
- the lon gene encoding endopeptidase La — protein MNRFYVDNPDEEMEYMPLFPLNEDSDTEQDVQALEEELPLLPLRNTVLFPGVVLPITVGRDKSIKAVHEAYRHNRLIGAVAQVDPSIEDPGPQDLAQVGTIARIVKLIRMPDGGTTIIIQGRLRFRIREVSSEEPFFKVRYTLLQDVQPENEKEFEAYISTIKDLASQLIQLSPNIPSEATIILRNIEHPSFLIHFVASNLNSEIKEKQQLLETDQLKARAEMLIKLLQTELQLAELKNKITSRTKADIDRQQREYFLQQQLKSIKEELGGDANEKELKEMQKRAAEKKWTEAARELFQKEIEKLERMHPSTPDYSVIYNHLDFMLDLPWQEYTEDYYDLKKARKILDEDHYDMDKIKERILEYLAVLKLKGDMKSPILCFVGPPGIGKTSLGKSIARAIGRKYVRLSLGGLHDESEIRGHRKTYIGAMPGRILQSIRKAKSSNPVMILDEIDKVGSDFRGDPSSALLEVLDPEQNHSFYDNYLELEYDLSRVMFIATANDISTIHPALRDRLEIIELSGYSLEEKVEIARRHLIQKQKEAHGLKDEQVHIPTKIITYIIQHYTRESGVRELDRQLAAVMRHLAKEKVLNGKLPEKIDETWIQQVLGKPRFTNEIYHADNPPGVAIGLAWTPVGGEILFIEVGLSEGKGELKITGNLGNIMKESAMTALSYLQSHAELYGIDPGLFQQKNVHIHVPEGAVPKDGPSAGIAILTSLTSAFTGRKVKPYLAMTGEITLRGELLPVGGIKEKILAARRSGIKQVILCQENKKDVEEIDARYLKGLKIIYVARMEEALQLALEKKPVDRKKQSRLVAAPSRTS, from the coding sequence ATGAATAGATTTTATGTGGATAATCCGGATGAAGAGATGGAGTATATGCCCTTATTTCCGTTGAATGAGGACAGCGATACCGAACAGGATGTGCAAGCACTTGAGGAAGAATTACCGCTATTGCCTTTGCGAAATACGGTGTTATTCCCGGGTGTGGTGTTGCCCATTACGGTGGGTCGGGATAAATCCATTAAAGCCGTACATGAGGCCTATCGTCACAACAGGTTGATTGGTGCAGTAGCGCAGGTTGATCCTTCAATTGAAGATCCGGGTCCGCAGGATCTTGCGCAGGTGGGTACCATTGCCCGTATCGTGAAGCTCATCCGCATGCCCGATGGTGGTACCACCATCATCATTCAGGGCAGGCTCCGGTTTCGCATTCGTGAAGTCAGCAGTGAAGAGCCTTTCTTTAAGGTGCGTTATACCTTATTGCAGGATGTACAACCCGAAAATGAAAAAGAATTCGAAGCCTATATATCCACGATTAAAGATCTGGCGAGTCAACTCATTCAGCTTTCACCCAATATTCCATCGGAAGCTACCATTATCCTGCGCAACATTGAGCACCCTTCGTTTCTGATTCATTTTGTGGCATCGAACCTGAACAGTGAAATCAAAGAAAAACAACAACTGCTCGAAACCGATCAACTGAAGGCTCGTGCAGAAATGCTGATCAAGCTATTGCAAACCGAATTGCAATTAGCCGAACTCAAAAACAAAATCACCAGCCGCACCAAAGCCGATATCGACCGGCAACAACGGGAATACTTCCTGCAGCAACAACTCAAATCGATCAAAGAAGAACTGGGCGGCGATGCCAACGAAAAAGAACTGAAGGAAATGCAAAAGCGGGCTGCGGAAAAAAAATGGACCGAAGCCGCTCGCGAATTGTTCCAGAAAGAAATCGAAAAGCTGGAACGCATGCATCCGTCAACGCCCGACTATTCGGTGATTTACAACCATCTCGATTTCATGCTCGACCTGCCCTGGCAGGAATATACCGAAGACTATTACGATCTAAAAAAGGCCCGCAAGATTCTGGATGAGGATCATTACGACATGGACAAAATCAAGGAGCGCATCCTGGAATACCTGGCCGTGCTGAAGCTGAAAGGCGATATGAAGTCGCCCATCCTCTGCTTTGTGGGTCCTCCCGGCATCGGCAAAACCTCATTAGGGAAATCCATAGCAAGGGCTATCGGACGTAAATACGTGCGGCTGAGCCTGGGCGGATTGCACGACGAAAGCGAAATACGCGGCCACCGGAAAACCTACATCGGCGCCATGCCCGGTCGGATCCTGCAATCCATCCGCAAGGCCAAAAGCTCTAACCCGGTGATGATCTTAGATGAAATTGACAAGGTGGGCAGCGATTTTCGTGGCGACCCCAGCTCTGCCCTGCTGGAAGTGCTCGACCCCGAACAAAACCATAGCTTTTACGATAATTATCTGGAGCTGGAATACGATCTGTCGCGCGTGATGTTTATCGCTACGGCCAACGACATCAGCACCATTCACCCCGCCCTGCGCGATCGACTGGAAATCATCGAGCTCAGCGGATATTCCCTCGAAGAAAAAGTGGAAATCGCCCGTCGTCATTTGATTCAAAAACAAAAAGAGGCACATGGACTGAAAGATGAACAGGTGCACATTCCGACTAAAATCATTACTTACATCATTCAACATTATACCCGGGAAAGCGGGGTGCGCGAGCTCGACCGCCAGCTGGCTGCCGTCATGCGGCATCTGGCCAAAGAAAAGGTGCTCAACGGCAAACTACCGGAAAAAATAGATGAAACCTGGATACAACAAGTGCTGGGTAAGCCGCGGTTCACAAATGAAATATATCATGCCGATAACCCGCCCGGCGTGGCTATAGGCCTGGCCTGGACACCTGTGGGCGGTGAAATCCTTTTCATTGAAGTGGGTCTCAGCGAGGGCAAAGGCGAATTAAAAATTACGGGTAACCTGGGCAATATCATGAAAGAATCGGCCATGACGGCGTTGAGCTACCTGCAATCCCATGCCGAGCTTTATGGCATCGACCCCGGCCTGTTCCAGCAGAAAAATGTACATATCCATGTTCCGGAAGGCGCCGTACCCAAAGACGGCCCCAGCGCAGGCATTGCCATCCTCACCTCCCTTACTTCTGCATTCACGGGTAGAAAAGTGAAGCCTTACCTGGCCATGACCGGCGAGATTACCCTGCGCGGTGAATTGTTGCCCGTGGGCGGAATCAAAGAAAAAATTCTGGCTGCACGGCGATCGGGCATTAAACAGGTGATCCTCTGTCAGGAAAATAAAAAGGATGTGGAAGAAATTGATGCCCGCTATCTGAAAGGATTAAAAATCATCTATGTGGCACGCATGGAAGAAGCCCTGCAACTGGCACTGGAAAAGAAACCCGTCGATCGAAAAAAGCAAAGCCGACTTGTAGCTGCACCTTCCAGAACTTCATGA
- a CDS encoding porin family protein has translation MKRTLLTTMCMVILVPAFAQQATKPGIHLGIKADANLTKIDGQSYSDAFKLNYSLGAYAKLQISRLFALQPELNFVQSTSTVSNHFGDIYNDIANPDYRKNIRLNYLSIPLLASIGVTNHFFIQVGPQYGILMNDQENLFQNGKDAFKKGDFSMVGGIWIELPARLNVHARYVIGLSNINDIDNRDNWKSQAIQVGLGFTF, from the coding sequence ATGAAACGGACGCTCTTAACGACCATGTGTATGGTTATCCTTGTCCCTGCATTCGCTCAGCAGGCGACCAAACCGGGTATTCATCTGGGTATCAAAGCCGATGCAAATCTTACAAAAATTGACGGACAATCGTATTCCGATGCATTCAAATTAAATTATTCTCTCGGCGCCTATGCGAAACTGCAGATTTCACGCCTGTTTGCCCTGCAGCCCGAATTGAATTTCGTGCAATCGACTTCCACAGTGAGTAATCATTTCGGGGATATCTATAATGATATTGCTAATCCAGATTACCGGAAAAACATCAGATTAAATTATCTGAGCATTCCCCTGCTGGCCAGCATAGGTGTAACAAATCATTTCTTTATTCAGGTGGGCCCGCAATATGGTATCCTGATGAATGATCAGGAAAATTTATTTCAGAACGGTAAAGATGCTTTTAAGAAAGGAGATTTTTCAATGGTCGGAGGCATCTGGATTGAGCTTCCCGCACGCTTGAATGTACATGCCCGCTACGTGATTGGCCTTTCAAACATCAATGATATTGATAACCGTGATAACTGGAAAAGTCAGGCCATTCAGGTGGGTTTGGGATTCACTTTCTGA
- a CDS encoding TolC family protein — protein MYIGNGKCCRFQLFPGYIDFFLLIVFFSYFFSISVSAQSFSPVKVYQDTLRLSLEQADSMFLQHNLELLAQQYQVDAARAAILQARLWNNPNLAVTQGLYNPENKKWIDLSRSGETALQLQQLILLAGKRNKQILIARDQYQWNVYALFDLMRTLRYTLHADMFQLYYAQQSLNLYAYEIQSFHHLADVLREQYQKGFAAKKEVLRIQAQLLDLQNQYVSQQQQIADIEAELATLLSVPRSYVIPILQTDSLLLQDVRQYALTTLIDSALNNRADVQMAGMNVKMSQHNLQLQKAQAVPDLLLAVGYDKNGSYVPNANLISAGFDIPLFNRNQGNIQAAKSMVQYQQTQLQQAREAVITEVTDAYQQALHAQQLYQSVDTSFYTSFQHMLEEVNLNYQHRNISMLELLDMYDAYKQAVLDYQQAQLNRLQTLEKLNYVVGRTVYH, from the coding sequence ATGTATATCGGGAACGGTAAATGCTGTAGATTCCAGCTTTTTCCTGGCTACATCGATTTTTTTCTCCTCATAGTATTTTTTAGTTATTTTTTTTCTATTTCAGTTTCTGCCCAATCTTTTTCACCTGTAAAAGTTTATCAGGATACGTTACGGCTCAGCCTGGAGCAGGCCGATTCAATGTTTTTGCAGCATAACCTCGAATTGCTCGCTCAGCAGTATCAGGTAGATGCGGCCCGGGCAGCTATTCTGCAGGCCAGATTGTGGAATAATCCCAATTTAGCCGTTACGCAGGGATTGTATAATCCTGAGAATAAAAAATGGATTGATTTGAGTCGTTCCGGAGAAACGGCCCTTCAGCTCCAGCAGCTGATTTTACTTGCCGGGAAAAGAAACAAACAGATTTTAATCGCCCGCGATCAGTATCAATGGAATGTATATGCACTTTTTGATTTGATGCGTACCCTGCGCTATACCCTGCATGCAGATATGTTTCAGTTATATTACGCACAACAATCCCTTAATCTATATGCCTATGAAATACAGTCGTTCCACCATCTAGCCGATGTGTTACGTGAGCAATACCAGAAGGGATTTGCTGCAAAAAAAGAAGTGCTGCGCATACAGGCCCAGCTGCTGGATTTACAGAATCAATATGTATCACAGCAACAACAGATTGCGGATATTGAAGCCGAACTGGCCACCTTACTTAGCGTCCCACGGAGCTATGTTATTCCCATATTGCAAACAGATAGCTTATTGCTTCAGGATGTGCGACAATACGCACTGACAACACTTATTGATTCCGCCCTGAATAATCGAGCAGATGTACAGATGGCTGGTATGAATGTGAAGATGAGTCAACATAACCTGCAATTACAAAAAGCACAGGCCGTACCGGACCTGTTGCTGGCCGTTGGGTATGATAAAAACGGCAGCTATGTGCCTAACGCTAATTTAATCTCAGCCGGTTTTGATATTCCCTTATTTAATCGCAACCAGGGAAATATACAGGCTGCAAAAAGCATGGTGCAGTATCAGCAAACCCAGCTACAGCAGGCAAGAGAAGCGGTAATCACAGAAGTAACAGATGCCTATCAGCAAGCCTTGCATGCACAGCAACTTTACCAATCGGTGGATACATCTTTTTATACCTCGTTTCAGCACATGCTGGAAGAAGTTAACCTGAACTACCAGCATCGCAATATCAGTATGCTTGAATTGCTTGATATGTACGATGCTTATAAACAAGCGGTGCTCGACTATCAGCAGGCACAGCTCAACAGATTACAAACCCTGGAAAAATTGAATTATGTAGTAGGTCGTACTGTTTATCATTAA
- a CDS encoding efflux RND transporter periplasmic adaptor subunit yields MRNSLNIVIVFSLFACMACKHTQPPSQPANDFPVADSIMATIPLDTVVMKPFLDAVTLNGKVTANENKVIRIFPMVSGKVVQVKVSLGDYVHRGQELATIMSGEIASYQADLVQASSDVNIAKKNLDATKDLYEGGLASAKDYATAQAQYESALANLKRVQELLQINNGSHQSLSVIRSPIDGFIINKQINPDMMIRPDNSNELFTISDLKDVWVIANVYESNIPDVHENDSVQITTLAYPGKIFKGRISQMMHVLDPVNKVMQVRIVLPNPDYLLKPEMFASVTVVHPEKKLMMCIPDKDLIFDHSRYYVLIYHGLHHIEIRPVDVAKEVNGQAFIASGLKPGERILGDQQLLIYQALNQ; encoded by the coding sequence ATGCGTAATAGCTTGAATATCGTCATAGTGTTTTCTTTGTTTGCATGTATGGCCTGCAAACATACACAACCACCATCACAACCAGCAAATGATTTTCCTGTTGCAGATTCGATAATGGCAACCATACCGCTTGACACCGTGGTGATGAAACCTTTTTTAGATGCAGTGACCTTGAATGGGAAAGTAACGGCAAATGAAAATAAAGTGATTCGCATTTTCCCGATGGTAAGCGGAAAGGTTGTACAGGTAAAGGTTTCGTTAGGCGATTATGTTCATCGCGGACAGGAACTGGCTACCATCATGAGCGGGGAAATAGCATCATATCAGGCCGATCTGGTTCAGGCAAGTTCAGATGTAAATATCGCCAAAAAGAATCTGGATGCTACAAAAGATTTATATGAAGGTGGATTGGCTTCTGCAAAAGATTATGCAACTGCACAGGCACAGTACGAGTCAGCACTCGCCAATCTCAAACGAGTACAGGAATTATTGCAAATTAACAATGGAAGCCATCAGTCATTATCCGTTATCCGTTCGCCTATCGATGGATTTATCATCAATAAGCAGATAAATCCTGATATGATGATCAGGCCTGATAACAGTAATGAGCTGTTTACCATATCCGATCTAAAGGATGTATGGGTGATTGCTAATGTGTATGAATCCAATATACCGGATGTGCACGAAAATGATAGTGTGCAGATCACCACACTCGCTTATCCGGGCAAAATATTCAAAGGACGCATCAGCCAGATGATGCATGTACTCGATCCGGTAAACAAGGTGATGCAGGTACGCATTGTATTACCGAATCCAGATTATTTGCTCAAACCTGAAATGTTTGCAAGCGTTACAGTCGTTCATCCCGAAAAAAAATTGATGATGTGTATTCCCGATAAAGACCTCATTTTCGATCATAGTCGTTATTATGTGTTGATATATCATGGTTTGCATCATATCGAAATCAGGCCGGTAGATGTAGCCAAAGAAGTAAATGGACAGGCTTTTATCGCATCAGGACTTAAACCTGGTGAACGTATTTTGGGTGATCAGCAATTATTGATTTATCAGGCATTAAATCAATAA